One window of the Trifolium pratense cultivar HEN17-A07 linkage group LG2, ARS_RC_1.1, whole genome shotgun sequence genome contains the following:
- the LOC123906277 gene encoding tobamovirus multiplication protein 2A-like translates to MVCCKGFWECILKLLNFILTVTGLAMVGYGIYLLVGFSKASDDDTPDISPVSDDSALIQLGRPMLMAVSLSDSIFDKLPKAWFIYLFIGVGAVLFVVSCFGCIGAATRNGCCLVCYSILVALLILVELGCAAFLFFDKSWKEEIPTDKTGDFDMIYGFLRENWNIVRWVALGIVIFEALLFLLALIVRAVNRPADYDSDDELINPRQQARQPLLNRQAVTPAGLPVAGAIDQRPNRNDAWSARMREKYGLDTSEFSYNPSESQRFQQANSQPTEEKSRCTIL, encoded by the exons ATGGTATGTTGTAAGGGCTTTTGGGAATGCATTTTGAAGCTTTTGAACTTCATACTAACCGTGACTGGTTTGGCCATGGTGGGTTATGGGATCTATTTGCTGGTTGGATTCAGTAAAGCTTCTGATGACGACACCCCGGATATTTCTCCAGTCAGTGATGATAGTGCTCTAATTCAACTTGGACGACCGATGCTTATGGCTGTGTCTCTATCCGATAGCATTTTTGACAAGTTGCCTAAGGCTTG gtttatttacttgtttatTGGTGTCGGAGCGgttctctttgttgtttcttgtTTTGGATGTATTGGAGCTGCGACACGGAACGGTTGCTGCCTAGTTTGT TATTCCATTTTGGTGGCACTGTTGATCTTGGTTGAGCTGGGATGCGCAGCCTTtctattttttgacaaaagctgGAAAGAA GAAATTCCGACAGACAAAACTGGagattttgatatgatatatgGGTTTCTGAGAGAGAATTGGAATATTGTGAGATGGGTTGCTCTCGGGATTGTCATCTTTGAG GCTCTTCTTTTCTTGTTAGCCCTTATTGTTAGGGCCGTAAATAGGCCAGCAGATTATGATAGTGATGATGAGCTCATTAATCCAAGGCAACAAGCTCGGCAGCCATTGCTCAATAGACAAGCAGTTACACCAGCAGGGTTACCAGTTGCTGGGGCAATTGACCAACGCCCTAACAGAAATGATGCTTGGAGTGCACGAATGAGGGAGAAG TATGGGCTTGATACTTCAGAATTTTCGTACAACCCATCCGAGTCACAAAGGTTCCAGCAGGCAAACTCGCAGCCAACTGAAGAAAAAAGCCGCTGCACCATCTTGTAA